From the Candidatus Obscuribacterales bacterium genome, one window contains:
- a CDS encoding tetratricopeptide repeat protein, giving the protein MERINFLAWLITIGGIALFAGIVMVRAYGPGRQTPPFADAIALVVAARTEPPEAIACFQSGYAAFQAQRYSQAVDSFTQALQHSPEFAEAFHNRGRALANLKQQPQAVRSLLQACDAYALNDNPDGLAQVKQDLGRLKGSDA; this is encoded by the coding sequence ATGGAACGCATTAATTTTCTCGCCTGGCTGATTACCATCGGCGGTATCGCCCTCTTTGCTGGAATCGTGATGGTGCGCGCCTACGGCCCCGGCCGCCAAACGCCGCCCTTTGCCGACGCGATCGCCCTTGTTGTAGCTGCACGAACGGAACCACCGGAAGCGATCGCCTGTTTCCAGTCAGGCTACGCGGCGTTCCAAGCCCAGCGCTACAGCCAAGCCGTGGATTCGTTCACCCAAGCTCTGCAGCACAGCCCCGAGTTTGCCGAAGCGTTCCACAACCGAGGGCGAGCCTTGGCTAATCTCAAGCAGCAGCCCCAAGCGGTGCGATCGCTCCTCCAAGCCTGTGATGCCTATGCGCTGAATGACAATCCCGATGGACTCGCTCAGGTTAAGCAGGACTTGGGACGCCTCAAGGGTTCCGATGCCTAG
- a CDS encoding ATP-binding protein, with the protein MTDSSSCSTIPMLQHQAAALLLYQSVLQDEAGQAFLHLLQTLSQEPPNPITVLQAYGQWFSTLAQRGQSWPDYILTQIVRSPNSFSLLAQRQTWDTLPPAILDAARYDLRQLQHLYRCTGEQVAAWVGAIAPLTPPAWTICATEGDRQSAIWTTLTTLEDWGDALPDLAAYYRHHGVGLFADYHALRWQSGQFLGIAYPDPVHPDSLVGYDDQKQILLRNTEALLAGLPALHVLLYGSRGSGKSSLVKALLHRYADQGLRLIEVTKSDLANLVTIVDRLRDLPQSFIIFVDDLSFEEEEDAYKALKVVLEGNLTARPQNVVVYATSNRRHLIREFFGDRPRPSDADEIHAWDTVQEKLSFSDRFGLTLTFEPADQTTYLAIVRHLAEQAGLNLPDDMLQQRALQWATRHNGRSGRTARQCVDALRAETLNPGVHLDGTH; encoded by the coding sequence GTGACTGATTCGTCTTCCTGCTCGACTATCCCCATGCTTCAGCATCAAGCTGCAGCGCTGTTGCTTTACCAATCCGTCTTGCAAGACGAGGCTGGTCAAGCATTTCTCCATCTCCTACAGACCCTGAGCCAAGAGCCACCCAACCCCATCACCGTGCTCCAAGCCTATGGACAATGGTTCTCGACTCTTGCCCAACGCGGTCAGAGCTGGCCTGATTACATCCTCACCCAGATAGTGCGATCGCCCAATTCCTTCAGTCTGCTGGCCCAGCGCCAAACTTGGGATACCCTTCCCCCCGCTATCCTCGACGCAGCCCGCTACGACCTACGGCAACTGCAGCACCTCTACCGCTGTACTGGAGAGCAGGTGGCCGCCTGGGTGGGAGCGATCGCTCCCCTCACCCCGCCCGCCTGGACAATCTGCGCCACCGAGGGCGATCGCCAGTCTGCTATTTGGACAACGCTGACAACATTGGAGGACTGGGGTGATGCCCTGCCGGATCTCGCCGCCTACTATCGCCACCACGGCGTAGGCCTGTTTGCCGACTATCACGCCCTGCGCTGGCAGAGCGGCCAGTTTCTCGGCATCGCCTACCCCGATCCGGTGCATCCAGACTCCCTGGTGGGCTATGACGACCAAAAGCAAATTCTGTTGCGTAATACCGAAGCCTTGTTGGCCGGCCTGCCAGCCCTGCATGTGTTGCTCTACGGCAGTCGGGGTTCTGGTAAATCATCCTTGGTGAAGGCGTTGCTGCATCGCTACGCTGACCAAGGGCTACGGCTGATTGAGGTCACCAAGTCCGATTTGGCCAACCTAGTCACCATTGTGGATCGCCTGCGGGATCTGCCCCAATCGTTCATCATTTTTGTAGATGATCTGTCCTTCGAAGAAGAGGAAGATGCCTACAAAGCCCTGAAAGTTGTTCTGGAAGGCAACCTCACCGCCCGTCCCCAAAATGTAGTGGTCTATGCTACGTCGAATCGCCGCCATTTAATCCGCGAATTTTTTGGCGATCGCCCCCGCCCTAGCGATGCCGATGAAATCCATGCCTGGGATACGGTGCAGGAAAAACTTTCCTTTAGCGATCGCTTTGGCCTCACCCTCACCTTTGAGCCAGCGGATCAAACCACCTACCTCGCGATCGTCCGACATTTGGCAGAGCAGGCGGGGCTGAACCTGCCCGATGACATGCTCCAGCAGCGGGCCCTACAATGGGCCACTCGCCACAATGGGCGATCGGGGCGCACTGCCCGCCAATGTGTGGATGCCCTACGCGCCGAAACCCTCAATCCCGGAGTGCATCTTGATGGAACGCATTAA